In Bacteroidota bacterium, the following proteins share a genomic window:
- a CDS encoding TIGR00725 family protein gives MSRKLSIGVIGDAGIETGSAIYLLAQELGKTLIDHDFRILSGGMTGIMEAVAKGAKSSTKYYDGLCIGILPGFDPQYSNKYSDVVIATGLDTYRNAIVANSDIVIAMGGRAGTLSEMAFAWTFKRMLLAYDVPGWSGKLAGTRIDDRKRVDWEGDKVFKVSTAKEAIDLIQAHAHHYTKRHQSIITAMKDNNYSL, from the coding sequence ATAAGCCGTAAACTGAGTATAGGTGTTATTGGTGATGCCGGTATTGAAACCGGATCTGCAATATATTTACTGGCACAAGAACTTGGAAAAACATTAATCGACCATGATTTTCGTATTCTGAGTGGCGGAATGACTGGTATTATGGAAGCAGTTGCCAAAGGAGCTAAATCATCTACAAAATATTATGATGGATTGTGTATTGGCATATTGCCGGGTTTCGATCCCCAATACTCAAATAAATATTCGGACGTGGTTATAGCCACTGGACTTGATACTTATCGCAATGCTATTGTTGCTAATTCCGATATAGTTATTGCCATGGGCGGACGAGCCGGAACACTTTCGGAAATGGCCTTTGCCTGGACTTTCAAACGTATGCTTTTGGCCTATGATGTTCCCGGTTGGAGTGGGAAACTGGCTGGTACCCGCATTGATGACAGAAAACGTGTGGATTGGGAAGGCGATAAGGTTTTTAAAGTTTCTACTGCCAAAGAAGCAATCGATTTAATTCAAGCTCATGCCCATCATTATACCAAAAGACACCAAAGCATTATTACTGCAATGAAAGATAATAACTACAGTTTATAA
- the rnhA gene encoding ribonuclease HI, producing MALKIIIYTDGSALGNPGPGGYGIVLKFGNKRKEFSKGFYHTTNNRMELLAVIEALKSLKRTDLDIVIHSDSAYVINAITKGWVFDWQKKGFKNKKNPDLWQELLRIYPKFKIEFKWVKAHVGIPENERCDRLAKEAAERPSEKDSFYVDNENSLNLKL from the coding sequence TTGGCACTCAAAATCATAATATATACCGATGGATCTGCCTTGGGAAATCCTGGCCCGGGCGGCTACGGAATCGTATTGAAATTTGGCAATAAACGAAAAGAATTCTCAAAAGGATTTTACCATACAACCAACAACCGCATGGAGCTGCTGGCTGTAATTGAGGCGTTGAAATCGCTGAAAAGAACTGACTTGGATATTGTTATTCACAGCGACTCGGCCTATGTGATTAATGCCATTACAAAAGGCTGGGTATTCGATTGGCAAAAAAAAGGATTCAAAAACAAAAAGAATCCAGATTTATGGCAGGAATTATTAAGAATTTATCCCAAATTTAAGATTGAATTTAAATGGGTAAAAGCTCATGTTGGGATTCCAGAAAATGAACGTTGCGATCGATTAGCCAAAGAGGCAGCAGAGCGTCCTTCTGAAAAAGACAGTTTCTATGTGGACAATGAAAATTCATTAAATTTAAAGCTTTAG
- the radA gene encoding DNA repair protein RadA, translating into MAKLKSIFICQNCGTNSVKWQGKCASCGEWNTFVEEIVADKKTANKLRLKGSAAPTETLGNYDSIALSRIPLPDKELHRIIGNGLVPGSLLLLGGEPGIGKSTLLLQLALQMKDSIVLYISGEESINQIKLRAQRLGLVNSNCHLLPETNLEIIIQTIESLSPSILIIDSIQTLSTSLVESTAGSVVQIKECTARISDIAKKNNISAFLIGHITKEGYIAGPKILEHMVDTVLYFEGDRNYDYRILRTIKNRFGSVSDIGIYEMNEKGLEGVLNPSEVLLSQRDIDLSGISIAATLEGIRPMLIEIQALVTPSYYGTPQRTSTGFDNRRLSMLLAVLEKRCGLKMISQDVFLNIAGGIKVEDPSTDLAVFSALVSSFYDNPISNNSCFAGEIGLSGEIRPVRQLGKRISEAEKLGFDQIFVSSYNKKIQAHSSKIKVIALETVQQLLKKLFITS; encoded by the coding sequence ATGGCAAAACTAAAAAGCATTTTCATTTGTCAAAATTGTGGGACAAATTCTGTGAAGTGGCAAGGCAAATGTGCCAGCTGCGGAGAATGGAATACCTTTGTGGAAGAAATTGTAGCGGATAAAAAAACAGCAAACAAATTGCGGTTAAAAGGTTCGGCTGCACCCACTGAAACGTTGGGGAATTACGATTCCATTGCGCTAAGTCGAATTCCATTACCCGACAAAGAACTTCACCGAATTATTGGAAATGGTTTGGTGCCCGGCTCCTTACTTCTTTTGGGTGGAGAACCAGGTATTGGCAAATCTACACTACTATTGCAGCTTGCTCTTCAGATGAAAGACAGCATTGTCCTATATATTTCAGGGGAAGAAAGCATTAATCAAATTAAGTTAAGAGCACAAAGACTTGGCTTGGTAAATTCAAATTGCCATTTATTACCCGAAACCAATCTGGAAATTATCATTCAAACTATAGAATCACTTTCTCCTTCAATTTTAATCATCGACTCCATTCAAACCCTTAGTACATCTCTTGTTGAAAGCACTGCAGGAAGTGTTGTTCAAATTAAAGAATGTACCGCACGAATTTCAGATATTGCTAAGAAAAATAATATCAGCGCGTTTTTAATTGGCCACATTACCAAGGAAGGATATATCGCTGGCCCCAAAATTCTGGAACACATGGTTGATACGGTTCTTTATTTTGAGGGTGACAGAAATTATGATTATCGGATTTTACGAACCATTAAAAATCGATTTGGCTCAGTTTCCGACATTGGCATCTATGAAATGAATGAAAAGGGACTGGAAGGAGTGTTGAATCCATCTGAGGTTTTATTGTCACAAAGAGACATTGATTTAAGCGGTATTTCTATAGCTGCTACCTTAGAAGGCATACGCCCCATGCTTATTGAAATCCAAGCACTGGTTACACCCAGCTATTATGGAACACCCCAGCGCACCAGCACCGGCTTTGACAACAGACGACTTTCAATGCTTCTTGCGGTACTGGAGAAAAGATGTGGATTGAAAATGATTTCGCAAGATGTTTTTCTAAATATTGCTGGAGGTATTAAGGTTGAAGATCCCTCAACAGATTTAGCTGTATTTTCAGCTCTTGTCTCTTCTTTCTATGACAATCCAATTAGTAATAACAGCTGTTTTGCTGGTGAAATTGGACTTTCTGGAGAAATCAGACCTGTAAGACAATTGGGTAAAAGAATTTCAGAAGCAGAAAAATTGGGTTTCGATCAGATTTTTGTTTCCAGTTACAATAAAAAAATTCAAGCACATTCAAGTAAGATAAAAGTTATCGCTTTAGAAACCGTTCAGCAATTATTGAAAAAATTATTTATCACTTCATGA
- a CDS encoding DUF4271 domain-containing protein: protein MIRLSFILLFLFFLTNNSVSNTADNVSDSITSFEKDSITSANTTALYELNIADISTISVEEENTFIKKTKSPYANTHMFFGFIILFIIIIYIRLVSPEYFRDLFLFAANGNYLLANYHKKNVILLINNILLDFIFIGSISILLYSLLNIKHSAHFELFFAGVAVFFIAQLIVILIGYNTFFDTSVFNIHISNILIFNRVLGIVLAPTLFIASYLKDSYQFTAFAILLVVVIAIFVFRIFRIYFLIKKSYQFNSIYIILYLCVFEISLYLLFIREFSWFIN, encoded by the coding sequence ATGATCCGCCTTTCCTTCATATTGCTTTTTTTGTTTTTTTTGACGAATAATTCTGTCTCAAACACCGCAGATAATGTTTCTGATTCAATAACGTCATTTGAAAAAGACAGTATAACTTCAGCTAACACAACTGCTCTATATGAATTAAATATAGCCGATATATCTACTATTTCGGTTGAAGAGGAAAATACTTTTATCAAAAAAACCAAGAGTCCCTATGCCAACACGCATATGTTTTTTGGTTTCATTATTCTTTTCATCATCATAATTTATATCCGATTGGTTAGTCCTGAGTATTTTAGAGATCTTTTTTTATTTGCTGCCAATGGAAATTATCTATTAGCTAATTATCACAAAAAAAATGTTATACTATTAATTAATAATATTTTACTTGACTTCATATTTATTGGCTCAATATCAATACTCTTATACAGCTTGCTTAACATAAAACATTCAGCTCATTTTGAATTATTTTTTGCAGGTGTAGCTGTTTTTTTTATCGCACAATTAATTGTTATACTCATCGGTTACAATACTTTTTTCGACACTTCTGTTTTCAACATTCATATTTCTAACATATTAATTTTCAACCGGGTATTAGGAATTGTATTAGCCCCTACATTATTCATTGCTTCCTATCTCAAAGATTCCTACCAGTTTACCGCATTTGCAATTTTGTTAGTTGTGGTTATTGCCATTTTTGTCTTTCGGATTTTTCGAATTTATTTTTTGATAAAAAAATCATATCAATTTAATAGTATCTATATAATTCTGTATCTTTGCGTTTTTGAAATATCACTCTATTTGCTCTTTATTAGAGAATTTAGCTGGTTTATTAATTAA
- a CDS encoding uroporphyrinogen-III synthase — translation MRIKNILISQPEPQDKKSPFIDLADKYNVKITYKKFIRVDQIPAMEFLKERIRILDHTAIIMTSRTAIENFFRICKETRVEVPANMKFFCISEAFALYLQKFTTYRKRKIFFPKTKDKSIKDIILKHKDERFFFPCSNISNSDIPYFMDSQKIPYTTGILYKTVSEDLTDIAIDSFDIISFFSPAGITSLHENFPNFKQGDIKFASFGENTAKAVTESGLRLDIEAPTPQAPSMKMALEQFIKNFNK, via the coding sequence TTGAGAATAAAGAATATTTTAATATCACAGCCCGAGCCTCAAGATAAGAAATCACCCTTCATCGATTTGGCTGACAAGTACAATGTAAAAATTACGTATAAGAAGTTCATTCGTGTGGATCAGATTCCCGCCATGGAATTTCTCAAAGAAAGAATTCGCATTCTTGATCATACGGCCATTATCATGACCAGCAGAACAGCAATCGAAAATTTCTTTAGGATTTGCAAGGAAACTCGAGTGGAAGTTCCTGCCAACATGAAATTTTTCTGTATCAGTGAAGCTTTTGCATTGTATCTCCAAAAATTCACTACTTACCGGAAAAGGAAAATATTCTTTCCCAAAACAAAGGACAAAAGCATCAAAGACATCATCTTAAAACACAAAGATGAAAGATTCTTTTTTCCATGCTCAAACATCAGTAATAGTGACATCCCTTATTTCATGGATTCACAAAAAATCCCCTATACTACAGGAATCCTATACAAAACAGTTTCTGAAGATTTGACGGATATTGCTATTGATTCTTTTGATATTATTTCTTTTTTCAGCCCTGCAGGTATCACTTCTTTGCATGAAAATTTTCCAAATTTCAAGCAAGGTGATATTAAATTTGCCTCCTTTGGTGAAAACACAGCCAAAGCGGTTACTGAGTCTGGATTAAGATTAGATATTGAAGCACCAACACCCCAAGCTCCATCTATGAAAATGGCTCTTGAGCAATTTATCAAAAATTTCAATAAATAA
- a CDS encoding type IX secretion system membrane protein PorP/SprF, translating to MRVNKLHFSGLMMFFLLFLSSYQLKAQQDPLYTNFMFNKLVYNPAFAGTNPEFICATFLLHNQWSGFGSDADEYVGAAPTTNTFSLHAPIPNSNTFGGVGMYVLNDVEGYNLTTTANIAFSLKRYFSFGAVYLGINAGIIQKGINNTFWRAPDPNDPTIPSGQQSAIRPDLGAGLYVFSQNKFFAGISSQHLIPGTFNWGGPQYEIVRQSYLTAGYSFVLPSNPFIEFQPSVLYKIDKARKQFDINMNVMYKDRFWGGLQYRQGDAVSALLGLKLTSNLKFGYAYDLTVTELNKYSQGTHEVLISYCFKIVIKPRVIIPNIIWTPRYL from the coding sequence ATGAGGGTAAACAAATTACACTTCTCAGGATTAATGATGTTTTTCTTACTGTTTTTAAGCTCTTATCAGCTTAAAGCTCAGCAAGATCCACTGTATACCAATTTCATGTTTAACAAATTGGTTTACAATCCAGCTTTTGCTGGCACAAATCCTGAGTTTATTTGTGCAACGTTTCTGCTCCATAACCAGTGGAGTGGCTTTGGGAGCGATGCAGACGAATATGTAGGCGCAGCTCCAACCACCAATACATTTAGCCTACATGCACCCATCCCAAACAGCAATACTTTTGGTGGCGTAGGTATGTATGTATTAAACGATGTTGAAGGCTATAACCTAACAACAACGGCAAATATCGCCTTTTCATTAAAGCGCTATTTTAGTTTTGGAGCCGTTTATTTAGGCATTAATGCTGGAATAATCCAAAAAGGGATTAACAATACTTTCTGGAGAGCACCAGATCCTAACGATCCAACAATTCCTTCTGGACAACAAAGTGCCATTCGACCTGATTTGGGTGCCGGCCTTTATGTATTTTCTCAAAATAAATTTTTTGCAGGAATTTCATCACAACACCTTATTCCCGGTACATTTAACTGGGGAGGCCCACAATATGAAATTGTTCGCCAATCATATTTAACCGCTGGATATTCATTTGTCCTGCCATCAAATCCTTTTATTGAATTCCAACCTTCCGTTCTATATAAAATCGATAAAGCAAGAAAACAATTTGACATTAACATGAATGTGATGTATAAAGATCGGTTTTGGGGAGGATTACAATATCGACAAGGAGATGCTGTTTCGGCACTTTTGGGGCTGAAATTGACATCTAATTTAAAATTTGGATACGCTTACGACTTAACAGTGACAGAGTTAAATAAATATAGCCAAGGTACGCATGAAGTGCTCATAAGTTATTGTTTCAAAATTGTGATTAAACCACGTGTAATTATCCCGAATATTATCTGGACGCCCAGATACTTATAA
- a CDS encoding SUMF1/EgtB/PvdO family nonheme iron enzyme translates to MRVYKNIRLLTFGTICLGLFLQSCGLNNTKGQLVGVKGRMIWNHPQPFGTVNIPTGTYHMGQSDQDIIYALTSRPMQVTVQSFFMDDTEITNNEYRQFVHWVRDSMARKMLGDEYVLENDNGDEYINWKTKLRYSDPEVKENITEMFYQGDDIFEGDIYEFDIRGFKYDYHWMDLHEASKRIYYEDTRKGNAPSRSTFRRDEMVPVYPDTLCWIRDFTYSFNDPLTQLYFYHPGYDDYPVVGVSWKQAKAFAHWRTKYLNDYYKSIGMPKVNEFRLPTEAEWEYAARGGRDFNPYPWGGPYLRNSKGCFLANFKPLRGNYSEDGGYYPVKVTSYFPNDYGLYCMAGNVSEWTDNAYNEGINAVIDDMNPFYYYDASEDDNGSMKRKSIRGGSYKDVGYWLQNGTRTFEYQDTAKAYVGFRCVMTYMGRSIKDKNSNY, encoded by the coding sequence ATGAGAGTTTATAAAAACATCAGACTTCTAACTTTCGGAACTATCTGCTTAGGTCTATTCCTACAGAGCTGTGGCCTTAACAATACCAAAGGTCAACTCGTAGGGGTAAAAGGCAGAATGATCTGGAATCACCCTCAGCCATTCGGTACTGTCAACATTCCAACTGGAACTTATCACATGGGCCAAAGTGATCAGGACATTATCTACGCGCTGACATCACGTCCCATGCAGGTTACCGTGCAATCCTTCTTTATGGATGACACGGAAATAACCAATAATGAGTATCGCCAGTTTGTACACTGGGTACGAGACTCAATGGCCAGAAAAATGCTTGGGGATGAATATGTACTTGAAAATGACAATGGTGATGAGTACATTAATTGGAAAACCAAGCTCAGATACAGCGATCCTGAGGTAAAAGAGAATATTACCGAAATGTTCTACCAGGGAGATGATATTTTCGAAGGCGATATTTACGAATTTGATATTCGTGGATTCAAATACGATTATCATTGGATGGATCTGCATGAAGCTTCTAAAAGAATCTATTATGAAGATACACGAAAAGGAAATGCACCTAGCAGAAGTACTTTCCGCAGAGATGAGATGGTTCCGGTTTATCCTGACACTTTATGTTGGATTCGTGACTTTACCTATTCATTCAACGATCCTTTAACACAGCTTTATTTCTACCATCCAGGATATGATGACTATCCTGTAGTTGGTGTAAGCTGGAAACAAGCAAAAGCATTTGCTCATTGGAGAACCAAATATCTGAATGATTATTACAAATCAATAGGCATGCCCAAAGTCAATGAATTCAGACTACCAACAGAAGCAGAATGGGAATATGCAGCTCGTGGTGGCAGAGACTTTAACCCATATCCATGGGGAGGACCTTATTTAAGAAACAGTAAAGGTTGTTTCTTGGCTAACTTCAAACCTCTGCGTGGAAATTATAGTGAAGATGGTGGCTACTACCCCGTAAAAGTTACTTCTTACTTCCCAAATGATTATGGCTTGTATTGTATGGCTGGTAATGTATCGGAATGGACTGATAATGCGTATAATGAAGGAATAAATGCAGTTATCGATGATATGAACCCATTCTACTATTACGATGCTTCTGAGGATGATAATGGAAGTATGAAAAGGAAATCCATTCGTGGCGGCTCTTACAAAGATGTAGGATATTGGTTACAAAACGGAACTCGTACTTTCGAATATCAGGATACAGCAAAAGCATATGTAGGTTTCCGTTGTGTAATGACTTATATGGGTCGTTCCATCAAGGACAAAAACTCGAATTATTAA
- the gldL gene encoding gliding motility protein GldL, whose product MAKAKKAKKEKSGNFFESKAFKSFMAKLYGWGASIVILGALFKIMHWKGAGIMLTLGLSTEALIFFISAFDTQKEFDWAKVYPELAVEDVEGEERVKKSVSAEIDKMLEDAKIESHMVNRLGEGMNKFSNTLDGLKEVSNANLATSAYTEKVNAASENLAKANESYGKAAEAMSTLSEASGSGKEYFDQLQTASTNLSSLNVMYEKEIEETNKHIKGLGEFNENFTTAMSQLGSATQNTQGYFDEISKATQHLTSLNSMYEVELNEQSKHKEALNQYQEKLGDVLGNLSDAGALSVQLNEGFSKLNENLSSLNNIYGNMLSAMSMK is encoded by the coding sequence ATGGCAAAGGCGAAAAAAGCAAAGAAGGAAAAATCAGGCAATTTTTTTGAAAGTAAAGCTTTCAAATCTTTCATGGCCAAATTATACGGATGGGGAGCTTCCATTGTTATCCTCGGTGCACTCTTTAAAATTATGCACTGGAAAGGAGCTGGAATTATGCTTACCCTTGGTCTGTCAACAGAGGCATTAATTTTCTTTATATCTGCATTTGATACACAAAAAGAATTTGACTGGGCTAAAGTATATCCAGAATTAGCTGTTGAAGATGTTGAAGGAGAAGAAAGAGTCAAGAAAAGTGTTTCAGCAGAAATTGACAAAATGTTGGAAGATGCAAAAATCGAATCACACATGGTGAATCGTTTAGGTGAAGGAATGAATAAATTTTCAAACACACTGGATGGTCTTAAAGAGGTAAGCAATGCAAATCTTGCAACATCTGCTTATACAGAAAAAGTAAATGCAGCATCTGAGAATTTAGCAAAAGCCAATGAATCTTACGGTAAAGCTGCCGAAGCTATGTCTACTTTATCTGAAGCTTCAGGTTCTGGTAAGGAGTATTTCGATCAACTCCAAACAGCTTCAACAAATCTTTCTTCATTGAATGTAATGTATGAGAAAGAAATTGAAGAAACTAATAAGCACATTAAAGGTTTAGGTGAATTTAATGAAAACTTCACCACTGCAATGTCTCAATTAGGAAGTGCTACACAAAATACACAAGGATATTTTGATGAAATAAGCAAAGCAACACAGCATTTAACATCATTGAATTCAATGTATGAAGTTGAATTAAATGAGCAGTCTAAACATAAAGAAGCTCTTAACCAATATCAGGAGAAATTAGGTGACGTTTTAGGTAACCTTTCTGATGCAGGAGCATTGTCAGTTCAGTTGAATGAAGGATTTTCTAAACTAAATGAGAATCTATCATCGTTGAATAATATTTATGGCAATATGCTCAGCGCAATGTCCATGAAATAG
- the gldM gene encoding gliding motility protein GldM → MSVGKTNPMRQMMINMMYLVLTALLALNVSAEILKAFQTVNDGMTKSIELIDQKKGQTMEQFANLMSKSATAASAEDFNRRANNVNKICDDLYDHVENLRKRVIWESGGQDPEEDTEITTDSLMRDMKNLEVAPRLFINLGLGDLLEEKIGESRDDLLVQIKDVKEIDYNNFLPNVTLKVDEPKKANTTWAEESFHMVPAIAAVTLLTKIQQDIRTTQANIIDALLNSIGRDDYKFDKLIPVVNVTTGKSAVAVGEQYTAEILLAAYDSKQQPQIFIGGKEYEVIDGKATFEGATNQQMSFDQEGEIVVAKKGTDEVTRYPFRLAYDVFNAPAIISATKMNVLYIGLENPMEISVPGYRPQDIRANIAGGSLTSGKPGQYMAKVNDSKGKIREAKISVSVKQPDGSYKGVGAPSVFRIKRVPNPTPYFGSKAGGEISAGEIRIVNFISVRLENFPFDLKYKVTKFKFVYQPKKGQAIFYPGNGPNITSAMKSAMGSPQRGDIIIISNIYATAPGVPNKQLPGAIVLTVK, encoded by the coding sequence ATGTCTGTAGGAAAAACAAACCCGATGCGCCAGATGATGATCAATATGATGTATCTGGTGTTGACGGCTCTACTTGCACTGAATGTATCTGCTGAGATTCTCAAAGCTTTCCAGACTGTGAATGATGGTATGACCAAATCAATTGAATTGATTGATCAGAAAAAAGGTCAAACCATGGAACAGTTTGCAAATCTCATGAGTAAATCCGCAACCGCTGCTTCAGCAGAAGATTTCAATAGAAGAGCAAACAATGTAAATAAAATATGTGACGATCTTTATGATCATGTTGAAAATTTAAGAAAACGCGTTATTTGGGAAAGTGGTGGACAGGATCCGGAAGAGGATACTGAAATTACCACTGATAGTCTCATGAGGGACATGAAAAATCTTGAAGTAGCTCCACGCCTTTTCATCAACCTTGGATTAGGAGATCTCTTGGAAGAAAAGATTGGAGAGTCTCGCGATGATCTGCTTGTTCAAATTAAAGACGTCAAAGAAATTGATTACAATAACTTTTTACCAAACGTTACTTTAAAAGTAGATGAGCCAAAAAAGGCAAATACTACTTGGGCAGAAGAAAGCTTCCACATGGTTCCTGCCATTGCTGCTGTTACATTACTAACTAAAATACAGCAGGATATCAGAACAACTCAAGCAAACATTATTGATGCTTTGCTTAATTCAATTGGAAGAGATGACTATAAATTTGACAAGCTCATTCCTGTAGTAAATGTAACAACCGGAAAAAGTGCTGTTGCTGTTGGTGAACAATATACTGCTGAAATTTTATTAGCAGCATATGATTCAAAACAACAACCACAAATTTTTATTGGTGGTAAAGAATATGAAGTAATTGATGGTAAAGCAACTTTCGAAGGAGCTACCAATCAGCAAATGTCTTTCGATCAGGAAGGTGAAATAGTTGTTGCTAAAAAAGGTACTGATGAAGTTACAAGATATCCGTTTCGTTTAGCATATGATGTGTTTAACGCACCCGCTATTATTTCTGCAACCAAAATGAACGTACTTTATATTGGACTAGAAAATCCGATGGAGATTTCCGTACCTGGTTATCGCCCACAAGATATCAGAGCCAATATTGCTGGCGGTTCATTAACTTCAGGAAAGCCTGGCCAGTACATGGCTAAGGTAAATGATAGTAAGGGTAAAATCCGTGAAGCAAAAATCAGTGTTTCTGTAAAGCAACCTGATGGATCTTATAAGGGAGTAGGTGCACCCTCTGTATTTCGTATAAAAAGAGTACCAAACCCAACCCCTTATTTTGGATCAAAAGCTGGTGGCGAAATCAGTGCAGGTGAAATTCGTATTGTCAATTTCATTTCTGTTCGATTAGAAAACTTCCCATTTGACCTGAAGTATAAAGTTACTAAGTTCAAATTTGTATATCAACCAAAGAAAGGACAAGCCATTTTCTATCCTGGAAATGGACCAAACATTACTAGTGCTATGAAAAGTGCTATGGGAAGTCCTCAGAGAGGAGATATTATTATCATCTCTAATATTTACGCAACTGCTCCAGGTGTGCCTAATAAGCAATTACCAGGTGCTATTGTATTAACTGTAAAATAA
- the gldN gene encoding gliding motility protein GldN: MNKVRIFWLIVLVSVLSGVFTASAQTEYGDFTYEKKAIKERKIVPYPPLREADVMYAMRIHRVIDTREKINVIMKWPRNPLYRIIYESATTGYGSAPVTAYTNDSLIRFYTAEEVLTRGGEEEVIEVCPDPDYPDYCYDSTVINPFRPSDITRYKVMEDWVFDKQRSMFFVRIIAIAPLFNLMVAGQDLGEQELFWTKWDDFKKVIVSQEIFNRQNDAMRLNYLDFFEMRMFTSYVVKESNAFDNAIAEFEEFKTNPFDALLEAEKIKNKLFEWEHDLWSW; encoded by the coding sequence ATGAATAAAGTCAGGATTTTTTGGCTCATCGTTCTCGTATCAGTTTTATCTGGTGTTTTTACTGCCAGTGCACAAACTGAATATGGAGATTTTACTTACGAGAAAAAAGCCATAAAAGAACGTAAAATAGTACCCTATCCTCCTCTTAGAGAGGCTGATGTGATGTACGCTATGAGAATTCACCGGGTAATTGATACCCGTGAAAAGATCAATGTCATTATGAAATGGCCAAGAAATCCACTTTATAGAATTATTTATGAATCTGCTACAACTGGTTACGGAAGTGCTCCAGTTACAGCTTATACAAATGATTCTTTGATCCGCTTTTATACAGCCGAAGAAGTGCTTACCCGCGGTGGAGAAGAAGAAGTAATTGAGGTGTGTCCAGATCCGGATTATCCAGATTATTGCTACGACTCTACAGTTATCAATCCTTTCCGACCTTCTGATATAACAAGGTATAAAGTAATGGAAGACTGGGTTTTCGACAAACAACGTTCTATGTTTTTTGTGCGAATTATTGCCATTGCTCCTTTATTTAACCTCATGGTAGCTGGTCAGGATTTAGGTGAGCAAGAATTGTTCTGGACAAAGTGGGATGACTTTAAGAAAGTGATTGTAAGTCAGGAAATTTTCAATAGGCAAAATGATGCCATGCGTTTGAACTATCTCGATTTCTTTGAAATGAGAATGTTTACCAGTTATGTGGTGAAAGAATCAAATGCATTTGACAATGCTATTGCTGAATTTGAAGAATTCAAAACAAACCCATTTGATGCTTTACTTGAAGCAGAGAAGATTAAGAATAAATTATTTGAATGGGAACACGATTTATGGTCATGGTAA